In Fuerstiella sp., a single genomic region encodes these proteins:
- a CDS encoding DUF1501 domain-containing protein, giving the protein MFHRRSILKAGSVGLFGLSLPELLRLRQAAASTVPSGTFGGAKSCILLFMWGGPAHQDTWDLKPQAPAEIRGEFKPIPTRVPGIQISEHFPMLASRTDKLTVIRSMTHGELDHARAPHVMLTGQLPPSSGDFADDWPPLGSVMAKAGHSDGAMPPFVSLRPKLDNNVPQFIETSHGQSGGWLGRGYAPMMIEADPNGPDYRVGGDYDLHPEITVSRLDGRRQLLESLKVRLQQHSESSIATMDRYYRRAFEILSDATASDAFDLELESDDIRDRYGKNPHGQTVLQARRLVERGVPLVTVFWPNDGTVDPPSLFWDTHRRNFVDLKQRLMPVADRAFSTLLDDLQERGLLDETLVVWTGEFGRTPRIGQFTNNAGTGADGRDHWPFCFTSVLAGGGTRDGFVYGSSDRYAAYPASDEVSPVDLMATVHHLLGLPPKLKLRDVQGRPRVVCPGEVVPGLMT; this is encoded by the coding sequence TTGTTCCATCGGCGTTCGATCCTGAAAGCCGGGAGTGTGGGGCTGTTCGGGCTGTCGTTGCCGGAACTGCTTCGACTGCGTCAAGCGGCTGCCTCGACTGTGCCGTCCGGAACGTTTGGCGGGGCGAAGTCCTGTATCCTGTTGTTTATGTGGGGTGGACCGGCGCATCAGGACACCTGGGACCTCAAACCGCAGGCGCCCGCAGAAATACGCGGTGAATTTAAGCCAATTCCGACGCGTGTCCCGGGTATTCAAATCAGCGAGCATTTTCCAATGCTCGCGAGTCGGACGGACAAACTCACAGTCATTCGCTCGATGACGCATGGAGAACTTGACCACGCCAGAGCGCCGCACGTCATGCTGACAGGTCAGCTTCCGCCGTCCAGCGGAGACTTTGCCGACGACTGGCCACCTCTGGGATCAGTGATGGCGAAGGCCGGACACAGCGACGGGGCGATGCCACCCTTCGTGTCCTTGCGGCCGAAACTCGATAACAACGTACCTCAGTTCATTGAGACCAGTCACGGACAGTCGGGCGGATGGTTGGGGCGCGGCTACGCTCCAATGATGATCGAAGCGGATCCAAACGGACCCGACTACCGGGTCGGTGGTGATTACGACCTGCATCCCGAGATCACTGTGTCCCGCCTGGACGGGAGGCGTCAGTTGCTGGAGTCTCTCAAGGTACGACTGCAGCAGCACAGTGAATCGTCGATCGCGACCATGGATCGGTATTATCGGCGAGCGTTTGAAATATTGAGTGACGCAACGGCGTCGGATGCGTTTGATCTCGAACTTGAATCCGATGACATCCGAGACCGCTATGGAAAGAATCCGCACGGGCAGACGGTACTGCAGGCGCGACGACTGGTCGAGCGAGGAGTGCCGTTGGTAACCGTCTTTTGGCCCAACGACGGAACAGTCGATCCTCCCAGTCTGTTCTGGGATACACACCGTCGCAACTTTGTCGACCTTAAGCAGCGGCTTATGCCTGTGGCCGATCGTGCCTTCTCTACGCTGCTGGACGATCTGCAGGAGCGTGGACTGCTGGACGAAACCCTGGTGGTCTGGACCGGTGAGTTCGGTCGTACGCCGAGAATCGGGCAATTCACCAACAACGCCGGGACGGGGGCAGACGGCCGGGACCACTGGCCGTTTTGTTTTACCAGTGTACTTGCAGGTGGCGGTACCCGGGACGGGTTTGTGTACGGTTCTTCGGATCGATACGCGGCCTATCCTGCTTCGGACGAGGTGTCGCCGGTTGATCTGATGGCGACCGTGCATCACCTGCTGGGACTTCCGCCGAAATTGAAGCTGCGTGATGTGCAGGGTCGACCGCGGGTTGTGTGTCCAGGTGAAGTTGTCCCAGGGTTAATGACATAG
- a CDS encoding FAD-binding oxidoreductase: protein MRKPNSQEMPDEEILRDPPGILTRFRVTAGLLAGLRWRDMTSAREFMSLRYAEHPWPVRIIRLILWSLHVMWYEVPDSLPWVTMDPDISHTPYWLTIKNPLENHPWANDPQARLPETAPVVVVGAGFGGAAVAWHWSKYGSEPLVVLERNEAASGAAGRNGGIVVMAGGTCHGYYVYQPVLRYLRERHPQMSPEEREARATAFADTYVTAVQASHEMIAHTIESESIDCDYARNGWMFFTDPHAQPNLEASFEFARRMGHSDWVRHSPEQVRARSGVKTTLDGAESEGSATWHPAKWVWGLLTAALRSPNVDLFTRTVVQSVQRDGSFYLVRTNRGTIRTPHVVNATESHTPSVFKEFLSPFPDLITPYREQGMHAQGGPSSMTPRIGVSGPLGWFSRVAAGGIVFGSDHTPVRKQQIGGNDPSRFITRYESAAIGKHWDPAPLHVTHEWTGTTSTTPDKYPVVGLLDSCGLYMLGGFAGAGSAVSFNAGQTIVNLILGRPCQPDYHPEQFFSPFRFTDPDRYGRSPE from the coding sequence ATGCGAAAGCCAAATTCTCAGGAGATGCCCGATGAAGAAATTCTCAGAGATCCGCCTGGGATTCTGACCAGGTTTCGGGTCACCGCTGGTCTGCTGGCTGGTTTGCGCTGGCGAGATATGACGTCAGCGCGGGAGTTTATGTCTCTTCGATACGCGGAGCATCCATGGCCGGTACGAATCATCAGGCTGATTCTGTGGTCTCTGCATGTTATGTGGTATGAGGTTCCCGATTCTCTTCCCTGGGTCACAATGGATCCCGATATTTCGCACACGCCGTACTGGCTTACGATTAAGAATCCACTTGAGAACCATCCATGGGCGAATGATCCACAGGCCCGACTGCCCGAAACGGCCCCTGTGGTTGTCGTGGGGGCAGGCTTTGGGGGCGCGGCCGTTGCCTGGCACTGGTCAAAATATGGATCCGAGCCGCTGGTGGTGCTCGAACGCAACGAAGCGGCGAGCGGGGCTGCCGGACGCAACGGCGGCATTGTGGTAATGGCCGGCGGAACCTGTCACGGGTACTATGTGTATCAGCCCGTTCTCAGGTACCTCCGGGAAAGACATCCTCAAATGTCACCGGAGGAACGCGAGGCACGGGCCACCGCTTTCGCCGACACCTACGTGACGGCCGTTCAGGCCAGTCATGAAATGATTGCCCACACGATTGAGTCCGAGAGTATCGATTGTGATTACGCGCGAAATGGCTGGATGTTCTTCACTGATCCGCATGCGCAGCCGAATCTTGAGGCGTCCTTTGAGTTTGCCCGACGTATGGGCCATTCCGACTGGGTACGCCACTCTCCGGAGCAGGTCCGGGCACGCAGCGGTGTGAAGACAACCCTGGACGGTGCGGAGTCTGAGGGCAGCGCCACCTGGCACCCGGCCAAATGGGTCTGGGGGCTTCTGACGGCTGCTTTGAGAAGTCCGAACGTCGACCTGTTCACACGTACCGTAGTCCAGTCAGTTCAACGCGACGGTTCTTTCTACCTGGTCCGTACCAACCGCGGTACGATCCGAACGCCGCACGTGGTCAATGCTACCGAATCTCATACGCCGTCCGTCTTCAAAGAGTTCCTCTCACCATTTCCCGACCTGATTACACCGTATCGGGAGCAGGGGATGCATGCACAAGGTGGTCCTTCGTCGATGACACCGCGGATTGGCGTGAGTGGACCGCTGGGCTGGTTTTCCCGAGTGGCTGCCGGCGGAATCGTGTTTGGTTCCGACCATACTCCGGTAAGAAAGCAGCAGATCGGCGGCAATGATCCCTCACGTTTCATAACGCGTTATGAAAGTGCAGCGATTGGCAAACACTGGGATCCCGCTCCGCTGCACGTCACTCATGAATGGACCGGTACGACTTCGACGACACCGGATAAATATCCGGTTGTGGGCCTGCTCGACTCCTGCGGGCTGTACATGCTGGGGGGCTTTGCCGGCGCCGGATCGGCTGTTTCGTTTAATGCCGGACAGACAATTGTCAACCTGATCCTGGGAAGACCGTGTCAGCCGGACTACCATCCGGAGCAGTTCTTTTCTCCCTTCCGGTTCACCGATCCGGATCGTTACGGCAGAAGTCCGGAGTGA